Part of the Diprion similis isolate iyDipSimi1 chromosome 10, iyDipSimi1.1, whole genome shotgun sequence genome, TCCTGTCATTTATGAAAATGTCAAAACGTTGGGGTAGCGATTATGTGGTCGCCGAGCACCGGGATTTGCAGGTAAGTCGAGCGACTCGCGTCGCCCACTGAAAAACTAACTTTAATTTTACGTAACTAGGGTATCGTCGCGGTTTCTCAAGATCTTTGTAAGCGAGCGTCGCCCCAAAcctcaaataattatttttctccatgTACACCAGGCGAATACCATGGCGGTTGATACAACCGGGAGCTTCGTTCTTCTGGCCGGGTGAGTTTCAATGCTTTCGACCAGATTCCCATAAAGCCTGTCAAATATACCGATTCACTGGCTCTGCAGGCGAAGATGCTTTGCCGTCAAGCACCTGGACGAAGGCACGGATACCTTGCGAAAGTTCCAACGCCAGAGCAAGTACGAAGTTGGCTCTGCCGAGTGGAATCCCAACCCTCAGAATTCTCATCTCTGTGCTATATCCGTACGTAGAAAAATCAACGATCCATGACAAGAGGctcacttttttatttctatagaGTAACAACAGAGTTGAAATACTCAATTTTGTCGGCGGAGATGGACGTGACCTGACGACGACGCATAGCCTCAGAGCCCATACGCGTGTTGTTAGTGACTTAAACTGGCATCCTACTGAGCCTGACATTCTCGCCTCTTGCAGCATAGACACATTCATACACATTTGGGACATTAGAGATCAGCGTAGGCCCTGCTTGTCACTCTCTGCCGTTGGTAAGACTCCTAATTTTGGTTTCCCATTTCATTCTCAGAACCAAGGCAATAAAGCCTTGTTGCCTGATTGTTACGAACTAGTTGCTTGACGAAAAATCTCGTTTTAGCTGGAGCATCTCAGGTCAGATGGAACTGTCTGTCCCCACACATTGTGGCTACCGCGCACGATGGCGACATTAAAATATGGGATCAGAGAAAAGGGAACAGTCCAATGCAGTACATAGCTGCTCATTTAACTAAGGTATTAGTTTGGTTTTGTTTCCTAATTATTCCCGTGTGAATGATTATAAATCGGGGACATTGAACAGTGGCGACTGTAACTTGTGTGAAGCTTGGCTTAAAATATATAGAACGAACGTGCAAATATTGTGACTTTGCACAAtcgtttcaacaattttcgtATCAGTTACCGACTTGGTACATTTGGATAAGTGGCCTCTTATTTTTCAAGATACATGGTCTGGACTGGTGTCcttttcaacaaaatcagTTGGCAACGTCTAGTCAGGACTGtacagtgaaaatatttgatgtcAGTAATCCACGAAGAGCAGAAAGTATTTTAACTACAAGTGCACCCGTGTGGAGAGCCAGATATACggtaaaattgaatcatttgtcATGTTAGCTGTATCGAATAGTTGCGAGAATTTGGTTAAAGGTTTTGAAAATCTCATTTATGTCTGCTTGTAGCCATTTGGGGAAGGTCTGGTTACGATAGTTGTACCACAGCTCAGGCGAGGGGAAAATAGCTTGTTACTGTGGAACACCTCGAATCTTACAGCTCCAATTTATACGTTTATAGGGCACACTGATGTTGTGCTCGAGTTTCAGTGGAGGCATCAGAAAAAAGGTATTGCAAGAGGTCTTCTTTCATTGAAATGATTGATTGCGCTTCTTTAAATAGTGTCAAAGGACAACGATAACTGTTATTTTCTTACCGCAGTACCCAATGACTTTGAATTGATAACTTGGTCCAAAGATCAGTGcctgagaattttcaaaatcgatccATTCCTACAAAAGGTAATCACTATAATCATCAAATAATTCAGTTTAAAACTCTGTATTGAGAATCTGCAAAATCTAAGTGTACGGAATTGATGGtgttgttattaaaaattacttaTAACAAAAATACGATCAATCCTCGCACTTTTCAGCTATGCGGACACGATTTGGATGATGGAACATCTGTCTATACTCCGTACACAGAAGACAATAACCTGAGTGAGTGTATCGCAAGCTTCAAGTACGAAATTACGAGGCGAATCACCCTTCCATTTGCAATGAATGACTAATCAAATTCTCAGGGACATTACGTTCTATGCAACAGCTCGAGCTTCAAGATACACCGAACGAcagagaaattaattttgtcatgTCGAAAATTGATGGAGGTAAAACGGGCACCGAGTCAATCACTTACTCAACAAGCGACAAAGATATTTTGTCACCGACTCAGCCAAAAACGTTACAGcaagaattttcattgatcAACATGAATATTCCAAACATTGAGGTAAATTTACTCGTGATTCTTTGAGCGTTTCACTGATTTCCAGACTCACTTGAAACGTATCGTGTGTTTTGCATTTCAGGTGAATGCTATGGATGCGGAGCAACGAAGCTGTACAGTCACAgcgtcaaataaaaattacaacgtTATATTGAAAGTAAACTTTCCTGGTAATTATCCATACAACGCATCACCGACCTTTCAATTCTGTCCTGGAACAACCATAGACAATACAGCGATGGCTAAGCTCTCGAAGGTACTGAAGCAAACGGCCCAACAACGAGTTAGAAAGAATCGATCCTGCCTAGAGCCGTGTTTAAGACAGCTAATTACAACTTTGGAGCAGGTGTGTACTTTTGATTGGGTTGTCGAGTTACCGATTTCCATTATATGAAACTGATCAACTTCGTCCTGCATAAATAGATGTGTGTTAGCGACGAGACTGAGGGTAAACATTTGGGATACAGGATGCCGCATAGTGCCAACTTTCTCAATACGTCCGGTGCCATATTTCCAAACTACCAGGATACTTATATTCCTTTCCCACGGACTTCTGGTGCTAAATTTTGCTG contains:
- the LOC124410906 gene encoding LOW QUALITY PROTEIN: GATOR complex protein WDR59 (The sequence of the model RefSeq protein was modified relative to this genomic sequence to represent the inferred CDS: inserted 2 bases in 1 codon) — protein: MLKSPXSFMKMSKRWGSDYVVAEHRDLQANTMAVDTTGSFVLLAGRRCFAVKHLDEGTDTLRKFQRQSKYEVGSAEWNPNPQNSHLCAISSNNRVEILNFVGGDGRDLTTTHSLRAHTRVVSDLNWHPTEPDILASCSIDTFIHIWDIRDQRRPCLSLSAVAGASQVRWNCLSPHIVATAHDGDIKIWDQRKGNSPMQYIAAHLTKIHGLDWCPFQQNQLATSSQDCTVKIFDVSNPRRAESILTTSAPVWRARYTPFGEGLVTIVVPQLRRGENSLLLWNTSNLTAPIYTFIGHTDVVLEFQWRHQKKVPNDFELITWSKDQCLRIFKIDPFLQKLCGHDLDDGTSVYTPYTEDNNLRTLRSMQQLELQDTPNDREINFVMSKIDGGKTGTESITYSTSDKDILSPTQPKTLQQEFSLINMNIPNIEVNAMDAEQRSCTVTASNKNYNVILKVNFPGNYPYNASPTFQFCPGTTIDNTAMAKLSKVLKQTAQQRVRKNRSCLEPCLRQLITTLEQMCVSDETEGKHLGYRMPHSANFLNTSGAIFPNYQDTYIPFPRTSGAKFCCVGILVCFGRTPYARRPSIKPESVTPRALSALGSGVGNSSHFPHVYPAYSQPNTADNISISSFYFHERRGSRRSLHAPTRLHSKTPNKNHPMVTIYDASSLFFVNKELAEKYIINITDIPGMCQYNAGVAASLERPDLVQAWCLAALVISQPMSSSLSSNDIETPWPLHPFGQNLIHSLIQHYASQSDIQMAGMLSCTFTYRSENQDVSQGRAVSKSVNVSRLSTGKWWQKPGGSPYHTIHPADTTLEGWNFQNLKQHRSNSWSESLDDLKFVQETLGDPVRNIRFLDEKNTALYDSYKKAYAEVLHSWRLLDARAQVLKHVSVPPIDSHKAVEFQIECYICNKSSRGPQCNNCRQLAFQCAICHISVRGPSNVCVVCGHGGHTEHLAAWFTTKTLCPTGCGCYCLNESTSLMKI